In Candidatus Methylomirabilis tolerans, the sequence CACGCGATCCGCAAGAGGTTGATAGACAGGCTCATAAGCGTGAGTCGGCTAGCTGAGCTGGCCGTGTCCGTCGCAACGTCCACATATAGAGGTAGTTTTGCCGTTGACGCAAAACGGGCATCTCATGTTGCCAAACGAATCGCAGTCTGGGCATGGCGAGTACCCCAGTCGCGTTGGCATAGGGATCCGGGTGCTGCCTCCGCACCGAATACAATTGATTTTCGCCTCACCGTTGCATTTCTTACAGATTGGGTGGCCCGAGCCTTGGCAATCCGGACATCTTTCGCGTGTTGTCATTCCATGAGATATCCTGCGCCACTGCACCGTTGGCAATTACCGTTACCGCCGCAGTTTGGACACGTAATGCCTTGTGGATGCTCTGGCGTCGGAACGGTCTTTCCATCGCCTCCACACCGATGACACTTCCCACCCTCGCAATCCGGGCAATCCTTTCGTGCCATGATGTCCTCCTCTCTTGTTAGTCAGCGGTCTGCCGGATGAGCGTACCCTCACCCGGAGGCGCATGACAGGCTCTTGTTCCGATCGGATAGAAAAGGCTTCCCCCCTCGTTCAACTACTGAATATACTGACGGCATAGTATGCGGGTACAGCGCGAATACTTCCGTGTGATTCTCGTTTCGATTCACACGCTTGTCCACCATATCCCCCAACGCAGGTGTGTGCAGAACGTTCTTTCTATTCAGCGCTTCTTCAAGAATCTCGAACTTTCACTCAACACCACTCCGGAGTAATTCATCCTGCTCATATTCGTCAAACGTTTTTCCACGGACGAACCGGAGAATGGCCGACGCAGCTTCTCTGATATCGTAGAGGTACTTGAGGAGTTCATCCTCTCCTTGAGAACCCTGCGGCGGAAATAGGGATTTCTGAGACCGCTGACCGTGAGCAGGTCAATCTTGCGCCCCAAGGTATCTTCGAGATAATGGAGCAGTCCGAAGAATCTCTTGGAGGGGTGCAGAGCGGGCTCCTCGAACTCAACGAGGAGATCGACATCGCTTCCAGCAGTTCCCGCCTCGCGAGCGAGCGACCCGAAAAGGTCCAGTCTCTTTACGTTGAATTCTCTGCAAGCCGGCACTGCAACTCTCTTAATGTCTTACAAAGTCATTAATGCATCCGCCGAATCGACCCAGACTTCCTATAATCGAACTGTGTGGGCTGCTGTAGAGAACGATACAGGCCGATGGTCTATCTCCCAAGACGACTCCACTACTCAACGACGAATTTATTCGATATATCCCACACTTACCCCAACCGGTCAAGACTATTCTGGCCGACAAACGTGGCCAGCTTCGGCGGTCTATCCTGGCCACCCCGGAGGCGATCAGTGCTGCTGATCCCCAGTCCACCCCGATTCAGGACCTGCGTATAGATCATAGATCATTGTTGTCCTCACGTCCCGATGGTCAAGCAACTCTTGGACCTTACGGATGTCGGAGCCGCCATCGGGTACGTGGGTCACCATGGAGTGCCGCAACACGTGATAAGGCGAGCCCTCCCCCGCTTGCGAAATCATATGATGATCTCATGGCTTTTTGTATCAAGTGGAAAGTAGAGTTCTTGATAGTGACCGGACGTGTTTCATCTGGTCATGGAGCCGTGGGCGTGATAATATTCGAGCGGTTTTGATGCGCTGTTGTTGGTGAAGTGATGGCAGTGCGTAGCCTCGTAGCGTTCGGCGTGTCGCCATAGGCGCTAGTGACCAAGCGAGAGCAGGGGACATCAGGATGACGGCAAAGTTGCAAGAAGCTCGTTATAGTATGCTGGAGGTTGCGCTCGCCCAGTTGGACGCGGTGGCAGGGCGACTCGCGCTCGATCCGGGTATTCACAAGCGGTTGCGGCAGCCCCAGCGTTCCCTCATCGTGTCGGTCCCGACCCGGATGGACGATGGACGGCTCGAAGTCTTCACCGGCTTTCGGGTGCAGCATGATCTGACCTTGGGCCCGACAAAGGGCGGGATCCGCTATCATCCGGGCGTCGACCTCGATGAGGTGACGGCCCTGGCGATGCTGATGAGCTGGAAGTGTGCGCTGATTGGCCTTCCGTATGGAGGCGCGAAAGGGGGGATCTGCTGCGACGCGACTCGGATGTCGCAGGGTGAACTTGAACGGATGACGCGCCGTTATACCTCTGAGATTCTTCTCGTCATCGGCCCGGACCAGGATATCCCCGCCCCTGATCTGTATACCAATGAGCAGATCATGGCCTGGATGATGGATACCTACAGCATGCACCGGGGTATCACGACGCCTGGCGTGGTCACTGGCAAACCGCTTCTGCTGGGGGGGTCGCTGGGCCGCGCCGAGGCTACCGGCCGTGGCGTCTACTATGTTGTGAAGGCGGCGGCCCGGGAATATGATATGCCGTTGAAAGGGGCGAGGGTGGCGGTCCAGGGATTCGGTAATGTTGGTGCCATCGCCGCCAGGCTGTTGTATGAAGAAGACTGCAAGGTGATCGCAGTGAGCGATAGCAAGGGCGGGGTCTATAACGCACACGGGCTTAATATTGCGAAGGTGTTAGCTGAGGACGCTGA encodes:
- a CDS encoding tyrosine-type recombinase/integrase, which codes for MISQAGEGSPYHVLRHSMVTHVPDGGSDIRKVQELLDHRDVRTTMIYDLYAGPESGWTGDQQH
- a CDS encoding nucleotidyltransferase family protein encodes the protein MKRVAVPACREFNVKRLDLFGSLAREAGTAGSDVDLLVEFEEPALHPSKRFFGLLHYLEDTLGRKIDLLTVSGLRNPYFRRRVLKERMNSSSTSTISEKLRRPFSGSSVEKRLTNMSRMNYSGVVLSESSRFLKKR
- a CDS encoding Glu/Leu/Phe/Val dehydrogenase; protein product: MTAKLQEARYSMLEVALAQLDAVAGRLALDPGIHKRLRQPQRSLIVSVPTRMDDGRLEVFTGFRVQHDLTLGPTKGGIRYHPGVDLDEVTALAMLMSWKCALIGLPYGGAKGGICCDATRMSQGELERMTRRYTSEILLVIGPDQDIPAPDLYTNEQIMAWMMDTYSMHRGITTPGVVTGKPLLLGGSLGRAEATGRGVYYVVKAAAREYDMPLKGARVAVQGFGNVGAIAARLLYEEDCKVIAVSDSKGGVYNAHGLNIAKVLAEDAEKGSVTQHRDGDRISNEEILELDCDILVPAATEGQITQKNADRIRAGIVAEGANGPTTPEADQILVAKGTAVIPDILANAGGVAVSYFEWVQDLQQYFWHEHQINERLSEVMIAAFQRVVAMSRKEQVDLRTAALMLAVKRVADGKRLRGLYP